The Paenibacillus sp. 481 DNA window TGATTTGCATGGGAGAAATGTTGTTCGAACTTGAGGTTCCTTCGCCTTGTGGGCGATAGATTTCATGAATGGTCATGGGTGATTGGTCTGATGGGTTGGCAGGAGCGGTTGCGGATGAAGCATTCACAGGAGTCGCGATGGAGGCTAACAGTAAACATGTGATCAACATTCTCTTTAACTGTTCCAATTAATTACCTCCTAGAAAATAGTATTTAGTTGTTGGTTAGATTATACCGTACGAATTCGGAAATCATATAGGACTCAGTACCTGGAAAACGTAAAAGAACGCAAACAAAGGATGGGCTCACGAGCGAGCACATCCTTTTCTATTTTTCAAAAATCATGAATCGGTGTTCTGGTTCTATCATATATGGGCATGTTACTTGCAGGCTCACGAACCGATAGCAGCTCTTTCCGCCTTCGTCATCGACTGAACGACTAGCTCATAGGAATGATCAATGAACGCCTCTATGTCCTCAACGGTTAGATTCCCGTCTAGCGAGACCGTGTTCCAATGCTTTTTATTTAAATGATAACCTGGCGTGACTTCGGTATGCTGCTCGCGCAGCGCCTCTGCACGTTGTGGATCACACTTCAAGCTTACGTGAGGGGTTCCGTCCGTTGGAAACAACGCGTACATTTTCTTCCCAACCTTCATAACATGTACATCAGGGCCAAAAGGATTGGTCAGGCTCGTCCCTCTTTTGGTCATGCAATAATCAATCCATTTGTTCATTGTGAATTAGGCTCACTTTCTCGTTCAAATGTAAGATAGCAGATGGCCTTAGCATAGCGAACTTGGTTTGTAAAATCAATCCTGAAAGCCCGCGGTTTCAGGAAGCTTGCCAGCAAGCACTGAGGAAAAGGGATCGAATGTACAGGAACGGGGGAAATCGAATGAATCGAACCGATCGACGGATGGCGATCGTGCTTGAACTACGACAGCGACGTGTATGTCGAGCGGAGGACTTGGCTGCGCTGTATGAAGTCGGCGTACGCACGATTTACAGAGATATTCAGGCGCTAACAGAAATGGGAGTGCCTATTTCTTCAATCCCCGGCATCGGATATTCGCTGATGGAAGGGTACTTTTTGCCGCCGGTGCTGCTTCATCCCGAGGAGGCGATGTTGTTGCTGACGGGAGTGGAACATATCGGCGGTAGACTAGATGAATCTTGGTTGGCGTATGCACAAGGTGCACGCGCCAAGATGAAGGATCTTCTGAACGAGGCCGGACTTCATCGGGTGAAGGACATTCATGGGCAGCTGTGCTTTCTGCCACATGATTGTACGGTTACGCCGTTGCACCGTAACAAGACCGAGCCGCTGCTAGGCAGTATGCAGCAAGCCGTGAAGCGCCAGCAAGCGCTGCATATTCGCTATGAGACGCCTGCTAAGAATAACGGATCGGTCGAGACGGAGCGCACGATCCACCCCTACGGTATTGTGCATACCGGAGATGTGTGGGTAGCAGTTGCCTACTGCTGCTTGCGCCAAGCGATCCGCCATTTCCGGCTGGATCGAATTCGTGCGCTCGAAGCGCTGGAACAGTATTTTGAACGGCCAGATCACTTCTCATTAGCAGCGCATATGCCCGCGGATGACCGCAATCTTTTGGTTACAGTCACTTTTCCGTTAAGCTTATCGCAACAAGTGAAGGAATCCCGTTTTTATTACATGGAATCTATTGATGAACGTACAGATTGTCTTGTCGTAAAGCTTAAGGCACGGCAAGTGCAAGACGTGATCCCTTGGCTACTTGGTTGGGGCGCACAGGCTCGAATTATCGAGCCTTTATCGTTAGCGGAAGCAGTTAAGGAAGAAGCCGCGCGGATTGTGCAAGCTTATTCTACTTCCACATGTTCTTCGGAGTCAGAAACTTACTGACATAATGGTGTGAGTAACCCTTCACCCGTAAAGCAAAAAAGAGCAGGCAACCGATGTTAGTACAGAAGCCTGCTCTTTCTTTTTCTAACGGTTTAGGCGCTATATGCGACTGGGTATGGCGCGAGGCCGCTTTGCAGTTGTATGAATCGGCCATCACGCCATATCGTACATGTCAATTGTTCATGAATGTCACATTCATTCACGACCATTTCCAATTCAGCGTAGCTACTAATCGCTCTATCGTTCACCTTCGTAATGATGTCTCCTGGCTGAAGACCCGCTTGTTCAGCAGGCGTTGCTTCACGAACGGATAATACTTTCGTGCCTTGCACAAGTGTGTCCGTGTCCACTCGCTCCTCGCTCTCCCCCACCGTCGTATGCTGAATTCCCAGCCACGTTTTCCACATATTAGCGCGCCGATCTTGATCGTTTTCATATACACTTTTCAAGTTCTTGAGAAACTCCAACGTCCCATAAGCCATATTCTCTTCCATGGCTTGTCCTTCCTCTCCGAACGGAAACTCCATCTGATACTCAATTGTCACCCGCACGCCGTCGGCTTCCTGCGCCAACGTCGTAATCGTGAGCGACATGTCTTCGCTTTGCAATACGAACCGCTTGCAATCAGCAATTTCGGTAATAACGCCTGCTGTATACGCTCCCCATCCGTGAGCCAAATTCATTCGCCCTCCGATACGGAAATCGACTTCCGCCTCTCTCGTGTACCACCGATTCAAATGCTTGGGCACTGTAAGCGCCTGCCATACTTTTTCCAAAGGTGCTTGAATGACAATGTCTCTTTTTACGGACTTAACAGATCTAGTAGACTTAACAGACTCAATAGACTTAGTGGATTGAACGTTACTCATGCTTCGTTTCCCCTCTCTCCAGATACACTTTAAGATTGGACAACTGGTCTTCAAGTATGTAGCCTAAATCATCAAGCAGGGATTGGTACGCCGTTTGCACCAATGTTCGTTCCAGACAATAAAGCCGATATTTCCCTTGCTTCTGTTCACGAATAAGACCTTCATCCAGCAAAATCTGCAAATGCTTCTTAACGGCAGGTTGTGAAATGCTGAAGGATTGCACAATTTCGGTCTGCGTCTTATCCCCTCTTGCCAGCAAATGCAAGATAGTGCGGCGCGTCGGGTCACCTAGTGCCCGATATATATCAGTCATGTGCACCACTCCATCATTCATATAACCATAAGGTTATATATAATATAGTCGTAGCATGTTCCAATGTCAACCAATTCGTTAGGCACATAAAAAAGAACCCATTTCGAAATTGTTTACAGATCAAAATAGGCTCTTTAAACCGAGTCACTTTAAGTTATTTTTACGAGATTGCTTTGAAGCACGGTATCTCCCTGCTGTGGTGCAAAAGTAACTTTCGTTACCCCTGTCACATTCGTAATCAGGTTACGATCCTCCGCCTGAGTAATGCGGACTTCATACTTGAACTGTGACTGTTCGGCAGTGTGTAGGATTCAGATTGACGACATCTACCAAAGCAAATTCTGTTTTTGGCGCTCTATGGAAAATTCCCGTTAAATTATGAATCGCAGCATGTATAATCGTTATAACAATTGAATACTATGAAAAGGAGGAACTTCATTGAATAGGAAGAGCGAAATGGAACGAAGAGTGACTAAATTCGGTAACAGCTTAGGTTTAACCATGACGGATGCTTTAAAACAAATTGGACTTGAACAAGGGGATACAGTGAGCATTGTTGTAAATCAATCCACTGGAGAAATTATTATTAAAAAATCAACAAAAGTAACCTTACCTGTGGGTATAAGTGATGATTTTATGGATACTTTAACCGACGTCATAGGCGAATACGATCAAACACTACGGGGTCTCAAGGATAGATGACGCAGACTAGATTTTTAACCGTTCAGGAAGTTATTGCTATCAATGTTGCTATGATTCAGCGTTACAGCCCAAGAGAGCAGATTGGAGTAAAAGATCCCAGTCTACTCGAATCTGCTATTCTCCGGGCACAATCATCAGCTTTTGGAACCGATGATTACCCCACTATTTTCCAAAAAGCAGCCGCTTTGTTTGAATCACTCGGTCAAAATCATCCTTTTCAAAATGCTAATAAACGTACTGCGTTTACTGCTCTCGTCATATTTTTACGATACAATGGCTTGCACTTTAAAATGGATCTCCAAAAAGCTGAAGACTTCACAGTAGACATGGTAAACCACAAATATCAATTTTCAGATCTAGTAGCTATAGTTCAAAAACACTGTGTGAACTATGAGTTTCATTAAAAAGACACCCCTACGGTGTCCTTTTTCATGTTGGTAAGGATGAGAATCTGTCCCTGACCGAAGATATCGCCAAACCAATGTCACCTACTCAACCCCGCCTAAATGCACTCGCCTGCTTCTTTTTCCAAATGTAACTCGTCGAACCCACCTTCGCCACAACCACATTTCCATGATCCAATAACACAAAGAATCCTCTGGCCTTCAACTTACGAAGCTCCTCAAAGTCCACGAAAATCACTTCATCCTTCAGATAAGCCGAAGTGTAGCTACCAGGTGCTCTAGCTTTATTGAGGGAATTAATAATAGCCGCCGACGTTGTAATCCCTATACCATGTCCAAAATATAAGTCATCCGCAATCATAATGACATTCTCCCCCCGCCATTCTGGGGTCCTAGGATCATAGTCAGGATTTTCGAAATAAAGTACATCTCCCGGGTAAGCCTCTTCGCTATTATTTATCCTTCTCAACAGCAAGTTGCTGTCATGATTCCAACCCATTAAGAACAAGTTGTTAAAGTACGTGTTAAACTTCTCTCTACCGAGCGTATCTAAAGCCGCTTTATACAAAATGATGACCACAGCCTCCGCACATTCAAACGCATAGAGCCTTCCATTTCGAAAAATATCGTCGATCCCATCAGAGGACAGCACATCACTTCTCAATTGGAATCCGCCGTTTTCCGTGCGCAACCAAAATTGCTCGTTGCATCGAGACTCTTGGAATGTGGCAAAGTCTGCGCCACTAGCAAGTAAAGCGTTAGCTGCTCGCACAATATTCGATCTCATTTTCAACTCAAAGTTTAATGCTGCAAGGGAATCATAACGATATAGTACGGGGCTGTTCGCCTTCTTTACCACAATATTTTTCTCAAAGAACGTTAATGGCAACATATTGATTTGCCCTGGGCTCATACCTGCTATTTGGATCATCGTCTTCCCCCCGTGGTTATTTTTAACATATAGGCTATTGTATGTTGCCGGTTTGAAGTTGGTGCGATTTCATTCCTTTTAATGGATGGACATGATACACTTGCGTAGGAAATAAAGCGATTACAATTACTCGTGGGTATTTAATATCACGTTGCAAAGGCGGAATCGACTTGAACATTCAGTCATACTTAGACCACATTGTTGCCTTGTTTCATGAAGAACTCCAAGACAATTTGCTAGGCATTTACTTACATGGTTCGCTATCAATGGGCTGCTTTAATCCCCACAAAAGTGATGTGGATTTTATCGTCGTCGTCAAAGACCGTTTAACAGCGGACAATCATAAACATATAACGCAAATAGCCTTGGCATTGCATGATGAAATATCGGATGCACGAGGACCTGAATTTCATGTCATTTTGGAAAAAGTCCTAGATCCTTTCGTCTATCCAACGCCGTGTGAGTTCCATTACTCCGACTTCCATCGCGTAAGATACGCATCGGATGACAACTATTTGTGCGGAGGGTACGAGGATAACGACTTGGCTTCCCAACTCGTAGTAGCCTATTATCGCGGACAAACCTTATATGGCAAGCCGCTCAGCGAGCTGTATAAGCCTATCGACAGACAATATTATTTAGCGTCGATTCTTTATGATATCGAGAATGCTTCAGAGGACATTTTGAGTAATACGATGTACATCACGTTGAACTTGTGTAGAGTACTGTTTTATTTAAAGGAAAGCTCAATTTGTTCTAAAAAAGAGGGCGGCGAGTGGGGCCTCAAGTTTCTGCCAAGTCAGTACCACGAGCTCATTCAAACGTGCTTGGAGGAGTATGCCGGACATGAGCGCACATGCGGCGGTAGCGACTGCTTGGAAAAGAAGCTGTTGGCTGATTTTGCTGACACGATGCTACGTGACATAAAGAGCTTGGTTTGATTGTATGTGGGGCGAGTCCCATATCCGTTCCAACGCAAAAAAAGACACCCGCGTGGTGTCCTTTTTCATGTCGAAACGTACCTACCTATTGCACATCAAATGCATACAAGCCTATCTCTTCTGCATCACCCGAAAGCTTAACCATTCCCTCAAACTGCATCCCTAGCTTTTTCAGAAGATTCGCTGAGCGATAATTGTCTGGAGAAGTTATGCCTAAAATACGACTTAGGCCCAATACATTTGTTCCGTAATCTATCGTTGCAGAACCTGCCTCATAAGCATACCCCTGCCCCCAGTATTCAGGAAGAAACGCATAGCCAATATCCGTATCGTCTAGAGTATCCCGCTTTATTAATCCACAGATCCCAATAGGAGTCCCATTCTCCTTCAGCTCCGTCAAATACAGACCAAAGCCCAATCGGGCGTACATTTCAACGGGCCCGTTCAAAATGTAGCCGTGTGCATCCGCAATCGTTCTTACGCCTTTATCGCCGATATATTGCAGCCACGAGGGCGTGTTTAGAAGCTCAACAATAAACTCCGCATCGTCAGTTGTTAGCTCACGAATGATTAATCGTTCTGTTTCGATAATGTTCAACCTTATTGCCTCCTCATGTGAATCATACAGACGTTCCACTGCAAATAGTTTACCGATATGTAGCAGCTAAAGCAAAAAGCCGACCATATTCAGTCGGCTCAATGCGATGCACAATTCACGTATCATCTACGTATCAACTACGTATCGTCTATATGCTAAATTTCTTAATGTTTTCCTCAAGCTCCTCGGAAAGTCCTTTGAGCTGCGTCAGATAAACGGCCACATCATCAATCGTAGCCAACTGCTCCTCAGCTGCCGCCGACACGTCTTGGGTAATAGCAGCATTTTCTTCCGTAATCGCTGAAATATTCGTAAAGACGTCCGTCAGTTCATATCGCTTCTCAACCATCATCTGGATTTGACCGTCAACCTTGCTAGTCTTATCCATTTGGCTGTTCACAGAAACCATAATATCGTTAAAGATCGATTCTGTTTCTCGAACCGCTGTTTCTTGGTCCTTAAACAGTTCGCGGGATGTGCCGATGGCCTGAACAGCCGCTCCCACCTGATTATTTACATTTGAAATAATGTGGCTAATATTGTTCGCAGCGGAAGCAGATTGCTCCGCGAGCTTGCGAATCTCAGCAGCTACCACAGAGAATCCACGTCCATATTCACCTGCTCTTGAAGCCTCGATCGACGCATTCAGGGCCAACAAATTCGTCTGGCCGGAAATTTCAAGAATAGTAGCAAGTATGCTGCTAATTTCGCCAGCGCTTGCATTCACTTGATTAATCGCTTGTGCCGTATCCTCTGAAGATTGCAACGTACTGTTAAATCTTCCGACCAACTCCTGCACAATAACGATACCGCGACGATTCAGTTCACTTGTACGACGAGCAATCTCTAGTATTTCCTGAGTAGATGTCGTAACCTGATCAATCGCGCCGCCAAGTTCTTCAACTTTTTCAGAGCCCTCCGTAACGGTATTCGCTTCATCGCTTGAAGCAGAGGCAAGCTGAATGATGGACTCCGTAATTAATGACGAAGCCTTCTGCGTCTGATCCATACTGTCTTTCAGGCTGACTGCCGATTGAGAAACGATATGCCCCGAACTAGAAATCCCACCGATCAAGTCCTGGATATCTCGTTTCATTGCGTCTATTGCCCGCACCATGGTGCCTACTTCACTTCGCTTGTTCAGCATGGATTGCGGAATATCGATCGCCAGATTACCACCACCGATTTGTTGCAAATACTGAACAGCAGCATTTATCGGCTTCGTAATCGCGCTAGATACGAACAAGGCTGCCCCAATCGCGATCAAAGCAATAATAGCCATGACAAGGAAAATGAGTTTTTGAATCGCATTGACCGAATCCTCTATTTCACTCTGGTCCATAACCGCTATATATTTCCACCCATTCTCAGGTGAAATGTAAATGCTCGCTGTATTTTCTTCCTTATTCAAAGTGAAGTCCACGTTCTTGCCTGACATCTTGTCGATGTCAGCAAATTGTGCGACGCCCAGATCCTTTAGCTGTTTAAAGTTCGTTTCTGGGTTTCTAGGATTTGCAAGAATCGTACCAAACTGATCCGTCAAAATGACATAACCTGTTTTACCGATCTTCATCTCATCGATAATCTTAGTCAGGAAATCCAAGCTTACGTCTACACCTTGAACACCTACGATGTTGCCTTTGGCATCCTTAATGGATTTTGATGAGCTAACAATCGGTGCTTTAGTAGTTAAAGCAGCATAAGCTCCCGTACGCATGACTTTGTCGGGATTCTCTATCGCCTGTGTATACCACGCTCTAGATCTTGGGTCAAATTGGTCGACGGACGTTCCGTCTGGCCACTGTATGTATCCACCATCCTTCGTTCCCATATAAATATAGTGCACGTTTGGATGTGTCTTGGAATAATCCAAGAAGAAGTTATAAATTTGAGCTTCT harbors:
- a CDS encoding MmcQ/YjbR family DNA-binding protein, yielding MTKRGTSLTNPFGPDVHVMKVGKKMYALFPTDGTPHVSLKCDPQRAEALREQHTEVTPGYHLNKKHWNTVSLDGNLTVEDIEAFIDHSYELVVQSMTKAERAAIGS
- a CDS encoding GNAT family N-acetyltransferase codes for the protein MNIIETERLIIRELTTDDAEFIVELLNTPSWLQYIGDKGVRTIADAHGYILNGPVEMYARLGFGLYLTELKENGTPIGICGLIKRDTLDDTDIGYAFLPEYWGQGYAYEAGSATIDYGTNVLGLSRILGITSPDNYRSANLLKKLGMQFEGMVKLSGDAEEIGLYAFDVQ
- a CDS encoding aminoglycoside adenylyltransferase domain-containing protein, with translation MNIQSYLDHIVALFHEELQDNLLGIYLHGSLSMGCFNPHKSDVDFIVVVKDRLTADNHKHITQIALALHDEISDARGPEFHVILEKVLDPFVYPTPCEFHYSDFHRVRYASDDNYLCGGYEDNDLASQLVVAYYRGQTLYGKPLSELYKPIDRQYYLASILYDIENASEDILSNTMYITLNLCRVLFYLKESSICSKKEGGEWGLKFLPSQYHELIQTCLEEYAGHERTCGGSDCLEKKLLADFADTMLRDIKSLV
- a CDS encoding ArsR/SmtB family transcription factor — encoded protein: MTDIYRALGDPTRRTILHLLARGDKTQTEIVQSFSISQPAVKKHLQILLDEGLIREQKQGKYRLYCLERTLVQTAYQSLLDDLGYILEDQLSNLKVYLERGETKHE
- a CDS encoding AbrB family transcriptional regulator, with amino-acid sequence MERRVTKFGNSLGLTMTDALKQIGLEQGDTVSIVVNQSTGEIIIKKSTKVTLPVGISDDFMDTLTDVIGEYDQTLRGLKDR
- a CDS encoding SRPBCC domain-containing protein, producing MSNVQSTKSIESVKSTRSVKSVKRDIVIQAPLEKVWQALTVPKHLNRWYTREAEVDFRIGGRMNLAHGWGAYTAGVITEIADCKRFVLQSEDMSLTITTLAQEADGVRVTIEYQMEFPFGEEGQAMEENMAYGTLEFLKNLKSVYENDQDRRANMWKTWLGIQHTTVGESEERVDTDTLVQGTKVLSVREATPAEQAGLQPGDIITKVNDRAISSYAELEMVVNECDIHEQLTCTIWRDGRFIQLQSGLAPYPVAYSA
- a CDS encoding type II toxin-antitoxin system death-on-curing family toxin — protein: MTQTRFLTVQEVIAINVAMIQRYSPREQIGVKDPSLLESAILRAQSSAFGTDDYPTIFQKAAALFESLGQNHPFQNANKRTAFTALVIFLRYNGLHFKMDLQKAEDFTVDMVNHKYQFSDLVAIVQKHCVNYEFH
- a CDS encoding methyl-accepting chemotaxis protein, which codes for MEEKFYEATSKEIKQVSGAINLYFTTVNESVEYFAKNNLVKQIDSSITSYANAVGKDGTIQMTPAKNGGLEAQIYNFFLDYSKTHPNVHYIYMGTKDGGYIQWPDGTSVDQFDPRSRAWYTQAIENPDKVMRTGAYAALTTKAPIVSSSKSIKDAKGNIVGVQGVDVSLDFLTKIIDEMKIGKTGYVILTDQFGTILANPRNPETNFKQLKDLGVAQFADIDKMSGKNVDFTLNKEENTASIYISPENGWKYIAVMDQSEIEDSVNAIQKLIFLVMAIIALIAIGAALFVSSAITKPINAAVQYLQQIGGGNLAIDIPQSMLNKRSEVGTMVRAIDAMKRDIQDLIGGISSSGHIVSQSAVSLKDSMDQTQKASSLITESIIQLASASSDEANTVTEGSEKVEELGGAIDQVTTSTQEILEIARRTSELNRRGIVIVQELVGRFNSTLQSSEDTAQAINQVNASAGEISSILATILEISGQTNLLALNASIEASRAGEYGRGFSVVAAEIRKLAEQSASAANNISHIISNVNNQVGAAVQAIGTSRELFKDQETAVRETESIFNDIMVSVNSQMDKTSKVDGQIQMMVEKRYELTDVFTNISAITEENAAITQDVSAAAEEQLATIDDVAVYLTQLKGLSEELEENIKKFSI
- a CDS encoding helix-turn-helix transcriptional regulator; its protein translation is MNRTDRRMAIVLELRQRRVCRAEDLAALYEVGVRTIYRDIQALTEMGVPISSIPGIGYSLMEGYFLPPVLLHPEEAMLLLTGVEHIGGRLDESWLAYAQGARAKMKDLLNEAGLHRVKDIHGQLCFLPHDCTVTPLHRNKTEPLLGSMQQAVKRQQALHIRYETPAKNNGSVETERTIHPYGIVHTGDVWVAVAYCCLRQAIRHFRLDRIRALEALEQYFERPDHFSLAAHMPADDRNLLVTVTFPLSLSQQVKESRFYYMESIDERTDCLVVKLKARQVQDVIPWLLGWGAQARIIEPLSLAEAVKEEAARIVQAYSTSTCSSESETY
- a CDS encoding protein-glutamine gamma-glutamyltransferase yields the protein MIQIAGMSPGQINMLPLTFFEKNIVVKKANSPVLYRYDSLAALNFELKMRSNIVRAANALLASGADFATFQESRCNEQFWLRTENGGFQLRSDVLSSDGIDDIFRNGRLYAFECAEAVVIILYKAALDTLGREKFNTYFNNLFLMGWNHDSNLLLRRINNSEEAYPGDVLYFENPDYDPRTPEWRGENVIMIADDLYFGHGIGITTSAAIINSLNKARAPGSYTSAYLKDEVIFVDFEELRKLKARGFFVLLDHGNVVVAKVGSTSYIWKKKQASAFRRG